The DNA sequence TGGCTGCCCCCTGGTGTTCCTCTAAAGCCCTGAGACCGCGCCGGCCTCGCTCCTGCATTTCTTTCGGGTGGGATAGACAATATTGGCCCGCCTGGATCAATTCCTGCAGGTTCGACACCGGCCACCCAGCCGCTACACTCTCCAACATCGCACGGGCGGCAGTGAAATTGTTCAGGTGCGGACCATAGAGCGGCACTTTTCCCCAAGCGGCAGGCTCCAAGATATTCTGACCGCCGTGCGGAACCAGGCTGCCGCCTACAAAGACCAGGTTGGCCAGGTGATACAGGGCGAAGAGGTCACCGACGGTATCGACCAGCACCACCGACTCCCGGCGCTGTTCCAGGCCGTTTTTCAGCCTATGCCAAGAATGGAAGGGGAGACCTGCCTGGCCCAGGAGTTGGCCGACCGGGGCCGCGCGTTCCGGATGCCGCGGTGCCAGCGCCAGTTGCAGGGCAGGGTAGGGGCGGCATAGGGCTTGATAAGCTCGAATGATAACCTCTTCCTCACCCGGGTGGGTCGAGGCCGCCAGGAGAAGGGGGGCCCCTTGCGGTCGCCAGATTTCCTGAAAAATCTTTGCCTGGGTCCACGACTCGGGATTTTGTCGCCGTTCAAATTTTGTAGTACCGGTGGTAAAAACTTTACCAGGAGGAGCACCCAAGGCCATAAACCGCTCGGCGTCTTCGGCGCTGGCGGCAGCAATTAAATCAAATAGTTGAATGATATACTTTAGATAACAACTGAATCTGAAATAATTTCTGAAGGAATTTTCCGACAGGCGACCGTTCAACAAGGCCAGCTTGACGCCGCGTCTTTTGGCTGTCATCAGAAAATTTGGCCAGATCTCGGTCTCCAGCGCAGCATAAATCGTGGGTTGCAGATGTTCTAAATAACGACGCACTGTCCAGGGCAGGTCTAAGGGATAATAAAAAACGTTCTTAGGAGGCGGATATAACCGTCGGGCAACGGTCTGCCCGGTTTCGGTGCCGGTAGATAATAGGAGCTGCACCTGAGGAGTCTGGTGTTCCAGTTCCTTTACCAGAGGTTCGGCTGCAGCAATTTCGCCTACCGACACCCCATGGAGCCAGATTCTTGTCGACCTGGCATCATGGTTTTTGGCAGGTAGACGCAACCCTAAACGCGGAAGAAAGCTCTCGCCAAAACCGCGGGATTTAAGCCGCCAGTAGAACCAGGGCCATCCGTACAGACCAGCCAACACAGTGGCGCCCTGATATAGTCTCAGAGCACATGGGGGTGGAGAAAATGTCTGATCCATTTATTTGTCGCAACTCATCAGTCGCTCAGAGCAGCCGATGCCTATGGGAG is a window from the Desulfobacca acetoxidans DSM 11109 genome containing:
- a CDS encoding 3-deoxy-D-manno-octulosonic acid transferase — its product is MLAGLYGWPWFYWRLKSRGFGESFLPRLGLRLPAKNHDARSTRIWLHGVSVGEIAAAEPLVKELEHQTPQVQLLLSTGTETGQTVARRLYPPPKNVFYYPLDLPWTVRRYLEHLQPTIYAALETEIWPNFLMTAKRRGVKLALLNGRLSENSFRNYFRFSCYLKYIIQLFDLIAAASAEDAERFMALGAPPGKVFTTGTTKFERRQNPESWTQAKIFQEIWRPQGAPLLLAASTHPGEEEVIIRAYQALCRPYPALQLALAPRHPERAAPVGQLLGQAGLPFHSWHRLKNGLEQRRESVVLVDTVGDLFALYHLANLVFVGGSLVPHGGQNILEPAAWGKVPLYGPHLNNFTAARAMLESVAAGWPVSNLQELIQAGQYCLSHPKEMQERGRRGLRALEEHQGAARRQAELLQGLIPG